In Populus trichocarpa isolate Nisqually-1 chromosome 7, P.trichocarpa_v4.1, whole genome shotgun sequence, the following proteins share a genomic window:
- the LOC7483086 gene encoding protein MRG1 isoform X2: MGSSSKDDSGSDAEASSGDKTPSNSSLFSEGERVLAYHGPRIYEAKVQKAELRKKEWRYFVHYLGWNKNWDEWVGMDRLMKHTPDNVLKQQALEKKQGVDKSLKPGRSSQTKPKNSTDSKMDKEDPKSNVAKGKKRKSDSGMEKDNLPVEKLVKIQIPSTLKKQLVDDWEFVTQQDKFVKLPRSPNVDDILTKYLEYMSKKDGMITDSIGEILKGIRCYFDKALPVMLLYKKERQQYHDTVKIDVSPSTIYGAEHLLRLFVASPIFYNLSSEANYLDRWGFP; encoded by the exons ATGGGGAGCTCATCGAAGGACGATTCCGGCAGCGACGCCGAGGCTTCAAGCGGCGACAAAACACCTTCTAATTCCAGTCTCTTCTCCGAAGGCGAGCGCGTCCTCGCCTACCACGGACCCCGCATCTACGAGGCCAAG GTTCAAAAAGCTGAGCTTCGTAAGAAGGAATGGAGATACTTCGTCCACTACCTT GGTTGGAATAAAAA TTGGGACGAATGGGTAGGCATGGACCGACTAATGAAACACACTCCGGATAATGTCTTGAAGCAGCAGGCCCTAGAGAAAAAACAAGGTGTAGACAAGAGTTTGAAGCCTGGACGTTCTTCTCAGACGAAGCCAAAAAACTCTACTG atTCAAAGATGGACAAGGAAGATCCTAAAAGCAATG TGGCAAAAGGGAAGAAGCGTAAAAGTGATTCAGGAATGGAG AAGGATAATTTGCCTGTAGAAAAGCTTGTCAAGATCCAAATTCCATCAACACTAAAGAAGCAACTTGTTGATGATTGGGAATTTGTCACCCAGCAGGATAAG TTTGTTAAACTTCCCCGGTCACCAAATGTGGATGATATTTTGACAAAGTACCTAGAATATATGTCGAAGAAGGATGGCAT GATAACTGATTCCATTGGAGAAATTTTGAAAGGCATACGGTGTTATTTTGACAAAGCATTGCCTGTGATGCTACTATACAAAAAAGAGCGTCAACAATATCATGATACTGTCAAAATTGATGTATCTCCATCGACTATATATGGTGCTGAACATTTGCTGAGGCTCTTTG TTGCAAGTCCAATTTTCTACAACCTTTCCTCTGAAGCGAATTACCTTGACAGATGGGGTTTTCCTTAA